The Halalkalicoccus subterraneus genome includes a window with the following:
- a CDS encoding AI-2E family transporter → MEYDRSVGRRLGLGLIVLGLFAVAAYVIQAFIAVVVFAIFLYYSVRPIHRFLRRFGIPQRLRAILAIVLFGVPFLVLLVYTVGIIVIEAQALIEAYDIQNQVLNQGLEEIDIAALDLDTLQEAITTAGAQGSIVAALFSLSGALSVVGSAFVQMLILVVLTYYMLVDGPGLRAWLIANFDDTGIIRNYLDEVDPELSMTLFGNIVNVFVTAIVGVAVFFTYNVFAPEAAQIPFPGLLGALAGIGSLIPVIGIKLVYVPVGIGLAATVFAAGQTALLFYVGVFFVVSAIFVDFIPDFFIRALISGDNTHTGMLLVSYIVGPTVFGFYGLFLLPILLILLINATQILLPYVLWGEDTPAQQTTLGEFGGPDQRPPSTAGTADSEKTPVVETDD, encoded by the coding sequence ATGGAGTACGACCGATCGGTCGGCCGGCGCCTTGGACTCGGGCTGATCGTGTTGGGGCTGTTCGCCGTCGCCGCGTACGTCATCCAGGCGTTCATCGCGGTCGTCGTGTTCGCTATCTTCCTGTACTACTCGGTGCGCCCGATCCACCGGTTCCTGCGTCGTTTCGGGATTCCACAGCGTCTGCGGGCGATCCTCGCGATCGTCCTGTTTGGTGTCCCCTTTCTCGTCCTGCTGGTTTACACCGTCGGGATCATCGTCATCGAGGCTCAGGCGCTCATCGAGGCCTACGACATCCAGAATCAGGTGCTCAATCAGGGGTTAGAGGAGATCGACATCGCCGCCCTCGATCTCGATACCCTTCAGGAGGCGATCACCACCGCAGGGGCACAGGGTTCGATCGTCGCCGCGCTGTTCAGCCTCTCGGGTGCACTCAGCGTCGTCGGCAGCGCGTTCGTCCAGATGCTGATCCTCGTCGTCCTCACTTACTACATGCTCGTTGACGGACCCGGACTGCGCGCGTGGCTCATCGCGAACTTCGACGATACGGGCATCATCCGTAACTACCTCGACGAGGTCGACCCCGAACTCTCGATGACGCTCTTCGGCAACATCGTCAACGTCTTCGTCACCGCGATCGTCGGCGTCGCGGTCTTTTTCACGTACAACGTCTTCGCCCCCGAGGCCGCACAGATCCCGTTTCCCGGACTGTTGGGCGCGCTCGCGGGGATCGGGAGCCTGATCCCCGTCATCGGGATCAAACTCGTCTACGTCCCCGTCGGAATCGGCCTCGCCGCGACCGTCTTCGCCGCCGGCCAGACCGCACTCCTGTTTTACGTCGGCGTCTTCTTCGTCGTCTCGGCGATCTTCGTCGATTTCATTCCCGACTTCTTCATCCGCGCGCTCATCAGCGGCGACAACACCCACACCGGAATGTTGCTCGTCAGTTACATCGTCGGACCGACCGTCTTCGGGTTCTACGGGCTATTCCTCCTGCCGATCCTGCTGATCCTGCTGATCAACGCGACACAAATCCTGTTGCCGTACGTCCTCTGGGGCGAGGACACCCCCGCCCAACAGACCACCCTCGGGGAGTTCGGCGGGCCCGACCAGCGCCCGCCGTCGACCGCTGGCACAGCCGACTCGGAGAAAACGCCGGTCGTCGAAACCGACGACTGA